The region CGCACGGCCGCCGAGATGATGGTCTTTGCTCGGTATGTGATGTTCAGCGAAGTTTACTGGCATCATGCCGTACGAAGTGCGACCGCCATGCTGCAGCGTGCGTTCTTCATGTTGCGTCCTCAGTTGGAGCTTGACTCGCTCTTTCGTTTGACCGAACGTCCGATGATTGACGTCATGTTGGAAGCGGCCAGCAACGGTCCGGCTCGCGACTTGTTGGCAGGGCTGTTCGGCCCGACGCGAAGGCTGTACAAGCAATTGTTCGAGTACTCTCACTTCGAGCATCCGGAACTGTTTCATCAAATTGCTCGTCGGCCTTACGACTGGCTGGTCGAGCTGAGCGATCAGTTTGCCACGACATTGTCCCGACATTTAGGTAAGCGGGTTGCTCCGCACGAGATCTTGATCGATGCACCACCGGTGAAGTTGGAAGTGCAGTTCAACATCGACGTGTTGGATCAGAACAGCGGAAAATATCGCGGGCTTGGCGATGTCTCGCCGATGGTCGAGACGTTAGCGAAACGACAGTTTGACGACTACGTAAAGAAGGTTCGGATCTTCCTGCATCCGCGACTGCAAGATTCGATCGATAGCGACTCTTCGATTGAATCGCTGTTTGTCGACACAGTTCGCAGTATGTTTCCTGAGACCGGATAACGCGGTCTCGTTTCTTTCCTTGGCGTTTCCACTATCTGCGGCGGCACTAACTTGCCATGGCCGCTTGATCGTACCGAGCCAGGTACCAACCATCTCCGAGTGGAACGCTTCGCAGTAGATGATGCGGTTCGAGCAAACCACCGACGAAGGAATCAGGCTGGTTGCCATCGGGGTGCCATTCGAGCCAGACGCCTCGCTCGTTGCCAGAAAGCTGAAACCGAATTCCTCCGGCGTCACTTCGTTCGACACTGCTGAACGTCGGTCCTGATTTTGCGATCTCAGGCGTCGTCAGCAAAATAAGTGTCTTTGGCTTTCCTGCGGGGTAAGCCATAAAAGGGCCGAGATGATCTTGCTGGCCATCATGCTTAGGCCACGTGGTACGAAGCGAGTCGGCAATTGGCTCGAACGCGGCAACATGCGAATCGATTCGGAGTCGTTTGCCGACCCAGATCATTTCATCCCAGCCAGCCAGCAGACCCAGCCAGCCACAAGCCAATGAAAGTACGACCATCCATGAGGCAAGCGAGCGATATCCGCGCCCACCAAACATCAGCCCAACGGCCAAAGCTGAAAGGCTGAGCGTTGAAACGATGGCGATGGCAGCCAACGAGTAGATCTTCCAGCGGATGAAAAACGTGTTGGCGAACTCGTCCAGTGTAGAACTTTCACCGGCAAGCCCCAGTTCGTGTTGAAGGTGATCCCACGTTGAAGAGAACCGAGCGTCCCAGATGATCCACCCGGCCAAAAGCAGCAAGATGCCTGCGTTGATCAGCCAAAGGATCAGGGGATGCCGCATCGGTGCAAAGCGACCAGCCCAGGTGTTTTCCTGAGAAACGCGATTCGCGGTGGTGGGTTCAATGGGAGCGTGCATGGCAAAAAGAGAGTCCGCTCCTCTCGATGGTGAAGAGCGGACTCCGAGGGCAAGGCGAAAGCTTACTCTGCAGCATTAGCGGCAGGTTTAGAAGAATCAGCATCGCAGTAGGACAATGCCATCAGGGCGAATGCCGTTGCGAGGTTTTTATCGTTCTCGAACCAGCGACCATTTTCGTTGGCCCACGATCCATCTTCGTTCTGGCGTTCGGCCAGTTCGTTGATAAGATCTTCTCGCCAGTTGTGTGTGTTGCCTTCGGCGTCGGTCACTTCATTAAGACCTGCGGTCCCAAGACCGGCGGCGAACGTGTGGTAATAGTAGTACAAGCCGGCGCTGCCCATACCTGGGTTTTGTTCGACGCTGTAGTTATCGGAAACCCACTGTGTTGCGGCTTTCACGCGTGGATCGTCCTTCGTCAGACCAGCATAGATCATGCTCTTCAAGCCGGCATAAGTCATTGAGCCGTAGCTACGGACGCCGCCGTTTTCCGTATACCGTTCCGGCGAAGTCGAAGGATCGACTTTCTCACGAGGAATCTCGTAGAAGAAACCACCATCGTTAACTTTGCCGGCGACTTCGGTCGTGTTGTACTTGCTTTCCAGGTTCTGGCAACGCGACACGAACACGAGGGCACGCTGAATCGCTTCGTCATCTGCTTCGCTGCCGGTTTCGATGAGCGATTCAACGAGGTAGGCCGTGTTGGAAAGATCGGGACGGCTAGGACCGCCATACCCAACGCCACCAAACCAGACGTCATCCTTGGCGACTTTTCCTTCCGCGTACTGCAGCCCGGTGACGAATTCGCGAGCCTTCTTGAGCGTGTCGTTATATCGCCCGTCGGCGTTGGCCGCTTCAAAGCAAAGCATGCCAACACATGTTTCGTAGTTTCGTAAACGACCGTTGCCATAGATCCCGCCGTCTGGTTTCACGAAGCCTTCAAGCGCTTTCAAACCCTTGGCGACCACCGGATCGTCGACCGACTTGCCGTTGCGAAGAGCTCCCGTCACGGCCAAAGCAGTCAGGCCTGGTCCTGCTTGAGCGGTGAAGCTGCCGTCGTCGGCCTGGCCATTCTTTTCGAGGTAGGACAAACCTTTCGAAACAATCGCATCGAGCTTCTTTTGAGCGTCGCTCGAAATTGGGCTGTCGGCCGCTGTGGCCATCGAGCCAATCGCAAGAACCAAGCAAGGAGAAATCGCAACGAATACGCGACGGGAAATGTTCACGTTAACCTCTATGTATCTGTTGGGGGAAATGCAGGCGCGCGTCACAGGGAGTTGCAAAGAGCATGCCAGCAGACGCGAACGACGCAACCTACGGAAAAACACGTCGATTCAGATGATTGGTCATTGGTTGAGGCAACAGGCGTGTCGCACGAAATGACATGCGTGTCGCGCAGGTCGACATGGTTACTGCTCTTCGTCTTGCCGTCGTGTTTGCCGTTTGGCGTGTAGTAAGCGGTCGAGATAGCCTTGTTGCGAGTCCGTTTCGAGGCTCGGCTGAGTCGCTTCGGCCGATGCAGCAGTTTGCTGCTGTGGTACTTCGATCGTCTTAGGTGGGGAAGGATCCGTGGTCGATTCCTCCTGAGCAAACGTGTCGAGCCAATCCTGGTTGAGCTTCTCCTTTTTAGCCTTCAAGCGATTAAGCGACTCAGCCACAGGGGCTTCTTCAGCGGGACGATCGAGCATCTTCGCCCAGATTGGCCCGATCCAGGCGAAGCTCCACAAAATTCGACGATTGGCAATGTCCATGACAAATAAGCACGCGGTGGTAACCAGCACCAGGTACCAAATCGGTCGTTGGCTGCTGGCTTTCGGCAAGTCGTGACGGAAAGGGGTCGTTTCCAAGTTAGCGAGTTGTTCGTCGGTCATGTCGAGATTGAATACCTCGCCAGGTTGTCCGCCGGGGGGAGTCAGTTCGGCCAATCGCCGCAGCATAGGCAAGTTGTCGGAGCGATCGCGAAACTCTTGAGCATTCTGCACGTTCACACCGATTCTTAGCGGAGCTTGTCCCGCTTCGGGAGAAACGGCTAAGAAGTGTGCGCCGGCATGTTCCGCATCAAACTCCGCTTCGTATCGACCAGGAGCGACTTGCACGAACGCTTCGCTGATTCGGTCGGAACGAGGGCCGACGCCATTGAGTTGCGGCGAAGCGAAGTTGACGAAGTTCCCGTCATCGTCCAGGGCATTCAAAATCAGTTTTACTTTTTGCCCCTTCACCTCCGAGGCAATCAGAAAGTTGTCCGACTCGCTGGTGCTTCGCATGCTCCAACGAATCATCTGCATCAATAGTTTTTCGTTGCCTTCCCAGCCGGTCCAGTTGGTTGTCCAGCGTTGTCCTGCATCGCTCGTCCAGCAAACGCTTCGCCCAATGCCATACTGCCATGCGGCAAGCAGTGCGTTGGTTTGCCCCGATGGTTCAGGAGCCGTCAGCAGCACGTCGACCAATGGACTGTCTTTCGGCGTAGTCATCACGTAACCAGAAAAGGGAGGGAGCGACGTCGGTATCCCTTTTAAAATCTCGTGGTTGGCTGTGACTTGGGGAATCATGCCGTTGGGATTCTCGAACACCAACGGACGCGCAACTCGGCGAACTTCCTGCATGAAGATTCGCGGAATCGCTTTGGGAGAAGTGACCTGATAGAACTTGCCGCGTCCGATTGAAGCGATCTGATTCAGCAACCGCACATCGGCATCTTGCCCGACCGCGACCGAAGTAACGGTGATACCGACCTGTTGCATTTGTCTGGTCAGATTCGCGAAGTCCGCATTCGGCGTTTGGCCGTCGGTCAACACGATCATATGTTTCACGGCCGCTTCATTTGCTTGCAACTGGCGGAAGCCGTCTTCCATCGCGGGGAACATGTTCGTTCCACCCCCAGCACCAAGCCGAGAAATCATCTGCATCACAAACTGCCGATTCTTGGCTGCTTGAAGCGGAACTGTTTGCGTCGCCGAGGCATCGAACGTCGTCACGCCGATGTAGTCGCGTGGGCCCAGTGCGCGAAGAGCTTCTCGGGCGGCCGTCTTGCACCAATGAATTTTTTCGCCAGACATCGAGCCTGACTTGTCCATCACCAACATCAATGCGCCGACAGGAACGACTTTGGCATCTTTGATTTGAAACTCAAGCGGCATCGCTTCTTCGACGGGCGTGTTATGCCAACCGCCGGCTCCGAAGCTATCAGGCCCGCCGAGCATGACCAGGCCTGCCCCTAAGTTCCGGGTATTGTCTGCGAGCATTTGCATCTGGGCATCGCTAAACGCCGTCAGCCCGTTGGTGTCGCCGCTGCTGCGGGCAACGTTTGCCAACACAACGACATCGTAGGGCTGCAAGTCGGACAGCTTTGTGAATAGCTGATCGCTTGGCTGAACAGTTACCTTCAAGTTGTTACGACGAAGCATCTCGGCGAAGTCATCGAACTCGTCAGGGCGTGTCGAGTCGACGACAAGCAGGACTTGGCCGGACGACTCTATATGCGTGAACGACGTTGCACGATTGTTTTGCGTGAACCCATCCACTCCTTCACGATCGGGCGTAAACTCAGCTTCGTAGGTATAGAAACCTCCGTCCGGCAGCTCATCTTGAAAGCTGAACACGCGCGTCCCTGGCTCAAGTTCAATCGATTGCTCGACAACAACTTGATCGCGTCCGGCTCCTTTGCGAAGCACTCGAATTCGCCCCGGCACTGGTTCCTGAGCTGCGTTTTGATCCCAATGGACCCCAGGTCGATTGTTCAGCACCACTTGCACTTGAAACGGAGCCTTCTCGCGCATCGTCGCCGGCGAGGTAATCTTTTCGACGGTGATCTCCGTGCGAGCGACATCGGTAATCGGAACAACATCAATGCCGATACCTGCCTGGCTTAGCGATCGAGCAATTGGCAACGCATCCCCTAACGTCTGCTTGCCATCGGTGACAATCACAACACGTTTGGCCGCATCGACGGGAAACGCAGCTTGGGCCAGTTTCAATGCGGCTTCGAGATTGGTTTGCTGCGGATCAATGGTCGCTTCCAATTGCGACCGCAGGAACAAGTCGCCTGACCAAGGGGGGATTTCGATCGCGGCGTCGCCTCCAAAACTGATCACCCCTACGCGATCGTCTGGAACCGAATCGCGATAGGTGTTCGCGGTCGTTCGCACGTAGTCAATCACATTCTCGAGACGGTCCGCGGGAATACTCAGCGAGCGATCGACCAGATAGATCACCGTTAAACGATCGTTCGTCCGAACCAGTTCTACTTCGGACAGGGCGAGCACCACCAATAAGACGAGAACGCTTCGCAATCCGTTGGAAAGAAACCAACGCCAGCGATTGCCGATTGCGAGCCCGTTCCATGAAACCCACCACAAAGCCGGAATCAACGCCAGCAAAAACAGGAAGATTGGGCGTTCGACTGAAAACTGAAGATCGGTCATTCAGAGACTTTCCGGCAAATCGGCATCCAACAAAGCGACACGTTCATTCTACGCGAAGTGGTTCAAAAAACAGTCATCTTTGCAAGAAACCCCGGGAATTACGCTTAGTTGCGGTGGGCATCGTCGGACAGTCCGTTACGATGAAGCCACTAGGATCGGGAGATCTTTGCCTGAACGCGTCATGAAGCAACATCGGAGGCCGCATGAATTCCCAAGCACCGGAGGCAGATCAGCGGGGCACATTTCTGAAAACCGTCATCGACGGACTCGACCGTGTGGTCATTCCACTGGTCTGGTACAGCGTGATCATGCTGGCCGTGGAATGCCAGTTCTATCCCAACGATGACAGCCACGACACACCGATCTATTTCCTATGGTCCGAACGGATCGTCGCGCTGATATTTACGATGGAATATATCGTCCGCCTGATACGAAACTCAGGTCGCGGGTTTTATCCTTTCACCGCATTGGGCGTCATCGACTTAATCGCCATTGTCCCATTCTGGACCGGTTTTATTTTTACGACCGACGCTTTTCTGCACGCGATTCGTACGCTACGCGTGCTACGGATGCTGAAGTTCTTTCGCTACTCGCGCGGGCTGCAGTTGATGGCATTGGGGTTCTATCGTTCCTACTGGAACTTGCGACCGTTGATGCTGGCGACGCTGATCATGATTCTGTTTACCACGTTCGCATTGTTTGAAGTGGAAGGAATGCATCAGGAAGAGTTTCGCAGTTTGTTCACTGTCGTCTGGTTTCTGGAGGTAACGGGAACAACGGTCGGTTACGGCGATTTGTCTCCGGAATCGGTGCCCGGCAAGATCATCGTCATGTTCTATATGATTGGCGGTCTAGCGATTTTTATGGCTTGCTTCAGTGCCATCACGACCAGCTTCGATCAAGTCTTCCGTGAAGCGAACGACCCCGACTTTGATCCGCTCGATCAGTTCGATAAAGTGCGGCAAGAGAAAGAACAACTGGAAGAGCATTTCAAAGATACCGGAACGAGCGACGCCGAAGATGAGGCCGCCGAAGAAGAGGACGAGACGGAAGATCCCAGCGAACAGACCAAGCAACTTGGCGTTTGACACCCTTTACCCCACAGCAGTCGACAGGATTTCAGGCCATGGAACCGCGCGTCAGTTTAATCACTTTGGGCGTTGCCGATTTGGAACGCTCGTTAAAGTTCTATCGCGATGGTCTCGGCTTGCCGACAACATGGACCGGCGATCGTGGTGTTGTCTTCTTTCAAACGACCGGAACATGCTTGGCGTTGTATCCGCTGGACAAGTTGGCCGAAGATGTCGGCGAGGATTGGATCGGCGAAAAGCCCGCCAGGTTTACCGGGATAGCATTGGCTCATAACGTCCGTCAAAAGGACGAAGTCGATCAGATTCTACAGCAAGCCGAAGCAGCAGGTGCCAAAATAGAAAAGCCGGGGCAGGACACCTTTTGGGGTGGCTACTCCGGCTATTTCTCTGATCTTGACGGTTATCTGTGGGAAGTGGCTTACGGTGCCTTCGAGTTCAACGAAGATGGCAGCCTGCAAATTCCCTAGGGACGCTTGGCTCCCTTTTTCATTTCGTCGAGCGAAAAGTTGAATTCGTTGTCGCCAGGTTCAACGTTGGCGGTCAGTTCTGACTGCTTGTTGTACTTCGGCGGCAAGATCTCTGGTTGCCAGCGAGTCTCGCCGGTCTCGGGATTTTCAATACGGTCTTCGGTCGTGATGGCAACCGTATGATTGCCGACCAAAGCTCCCCATTCGCGTCCCATGAAATTCAACTTGAACTCTCCAGCCTCATTGGTTTTACCGTACGAAGGCCGTCCGTTGGCTGGTTGAAAGCGAACCGTCGCGTCACGCAGCGGTTCCCCTTGCAGCGTGACGGTGCCATGAACGTCGGCAAAGTCGAGGTCTGGCTTTCCGCTGAAACAACCCAGCATGGTGGTTAAGCCCACCAGCAACGCCAATCGATATGCCATGAGTGAATCTCCTTATAGCTAAGAATCTGGCTGAGAAAACGCCGCGGCTTAATATTCGCCGAGCGTCACACCATCAGCGCGATTCGAGAGATTCTGGTACGTGTTCTGGTCAATCGTTTCACTGATGAAATGAACGCTGCCGTCACCAAACGCGAACATCGCTCCGCCTGGATGAAGACTGCTGAACCAGTGTTGATACTGCCAGTTGGTGATCTGCGGCTCGTTGAGCGGGTAGCCTGTGCACCCAGCGACTTCCAGCGAACCGTAATAGCCACTGTTGTCTTGGTTGCCGTCGGAAGTCCCTGCCCACTGAGTCGGGGAATTTCGTTCGTTGTAGTTCGGGTGGAAAGCACGTTCGCCGACAACCATCGTGTTGGACGAACCATCGGTGATGTCACGGAATCCGTAACCATCAACGCGGTGCGAGAAAATACCCGACGCAGACGGCGTTGGGCCTTCGTCGTAGTAATAGGCGCGTGGACCATGTCCGTTGACGCCAGGATAGCTGGATAAGCCAAGATTCACGCCTGAGACGGCTCGCGGCGACGTATCGCTCGAGCGTGCATCGGAAGGGCAAGTGTAAGCTTCCAGCGGCAGGCCCAAGATGTCTTCACCTGCAGTCGTGTTGGCGGCATCGGCCAACGTTTGCTTGCCGACGCGTAGCTGATCGTAGATGTTCGACTGTTCCAGCATGGGCAAGATCAACGCACTCCACGCCCACGACGCATCGGTCGGGGTCGCTTCGCGAACGATCATCGGCGGGAAACTGCCATGGGTGTCATGGTAGTTGTGGAGGGCAATGCCCAATTGTTTCTGATTGTTCGAGCAAGACATGCGTCGGGCCGCTTCTCGAGCTTGCTGCACTGCCGGCAACAATAAAGCGATCAAGACACCGATGATGGCAATCACCACCAACAATTCCACCAGGGTAAACCCCGATGCATTTCGTTTCAGAGCCATAATTTTGTCCGTACGAATGAGAAATGAAGTCGCGAATGCGCATGACGGAGTGGGCAGCAGGGCGCATCAGCTAAGGGAAAAGGGGTGGGAAACGCGAAAGTAAAAAATCTCACAAACGTTGCGTTTCCAATACTTATTTATATAAAATCTCGGGATATCAACTAGGGAAATTCCCGGCAATATCGTGAAGTTTTTGAGGCAAGGGAGATTTGCATGCCCTTGGCACGCATTGCGGGGGAAGCGAGCGACAAGTCGAACGTCACTCGCAGGTAGGTTTGAGCAATCTGTTACTTCTTCGGTCGATCGATTACGACCTCGGTGCCCTCGCTAGTCATGGGAACCTGAATACTCAAATCGGTCGATCGATAATCCAAATAACGCTTATGGACGATCGGAGCGTAGTTGCCGGTAGCGTCTGGCTCTAACACACCTCCGAGCGTGATCTTGTAGGTCCCAGCCGGCAGTCCTTTCTCGACGGCAAAATTGCCTTCGCTATCAATCGGAGCAATGTCTGAGTATGACCCATCGTCAAAGATCAACTCGCCTTGGCTGAGAGGCGTTCCGTCGTCGTAATGGATCGTTCCATAGACGGCGTTCTCGGTTTGCTGAGAACAGCCGATTACCGCGCCAAGCAGTAACAAACAGGACAGTATCGATACGATTCGTGGCATGGGATTGCTTTTCGTTGAGAGGTTGCAGGAGGTGGAGGCGACGAGAATCATGCTTCGGATCGTCGTCGCCCTGGGCGAATGTCGGTCGGCTTAAAATTCGCCAATGACATTGCCATCCATCGCGTTGCCCAGGTTCTCGAGCGTGCTTTGCGAGATGTTCGTCGAGATCGGTCGCACCGAACCATCGCCAAGCACAAACTGGGTGATGCCAGGGTGCCAACTGCCGTGCCCCTGTCCACTGTCTGGTCGTGCGTTGTCGTTCGGTCCGCGTCCCAAGCGAAGACGAATCGAACTTGCCACGGCAAACTCACGCCAGCTGTCGGAGGTATACAGAAATGAACCGTCGGCCCCGGTTTCGCCACAGCAAACACCCAGTTGATCTTTGCCGATACCCTTTTCGCCGAACATCAGCGTGTTGCTCAGGCCGTCGGTGACACGCGAGAACGAATCGCGCGGACGAGCATCGCCACATGGGTTATTGTCGCCACCGTTGACGGGAATACCGACGCGAAGCATGCTCATCGTTTCGTTAACGTGCGAGCTGTCGTTGGGGTTGTAATAGAAGTTGAAGACAGGGTTCGATGAGTCGTAGCCGACGGCGCTATAGTCGCTCCAAGGCCCTTGCTGACCGCCATCCCCTTTCATCTGCACGCCACTGCGACGCGAAGGGCAAGTCATATACGAGATCGAACTGATCCCTTCCTTCTCTTGTTGCGTGAAGTTCTCGAAGATCGTGTCCTTCCAGTTATCGGTATTCACCGAGTGCAACAGTTCGTACTGGGCGTTCTGTTCGGCGAACGGCATCAGGTGAACCCACACGCTGTATCCTTGCTGGCAGTTCACCAGCGGCGGCATCTTCGTGTAGGTGTCGTGGAACATGTGCGCGGCAAGGCCGATCTGCTTCAAGTTGTTCGAGCACTCACTACGCCGAGCCGCCTCGCGAGCTTGCTGAACCGCTGGTAACAACAGGGCAATCAAGACGCCAATGATGGCGATCACGACTAAGAGCTCGACCAAGGTAAAACCAGATCGAATCCGTCTTTTATGCATTGTGAGGGGCCTTTCTACGTCCGCAGGAGTGGGCTGGGCAAAGCGTCGCATGGTGCAGGAATGGGGGTATCGATACCGCTCTCTCGGGATTGTGCAGCAAGATGCGGCATTGCTGACGCTTATCCTTAACAATAGATACGACGAGAGCCGGTCGATGTCTACAGCTAATGCCAAGCAACTTGCGAGGAGTTGCTGAGATAAAAAATAAGAATTAAGTAGAATACACCTGCAGTGCGAGATTGCTTCATCCATTAGAGCGATATCGCCATTGGCATGGACCATCGCCTCTTTTGTGCAGACGTGTTGCTACTACAGGGACATCAACCACTTAGAACGCAACGCCGCTGATCGCACCAGGTAACGCCTCACGATGGTGCATCGGTTAACCACAAATCGAACTACGCCAATCGAGCCGTTCGGTAAACCGCGAAAATGGATTCTCCACTCGCTGTGGATTGCCGAGTCCCTTTTGCCGTGCTGGACAACTGGCGAAACGTGAGACCATTTCGCTCGCTTAGGCCACATAAAAAAGGCCTCGATGGATTGCACATCGAGGCCCTTTTCATTTCGATCGATATCGTTCCGCCAACTCGGGTCGAGTGTCGTCGGCGTAGAATCGGAGACGTTACTTCAAGTCGAAGACAAACTCATTTGCATCGTTCGGCTTCACTTCTGCTTTCAGTTCCGTGGCTGCTGCCGCAGAATATTTGCGTGGCAACATTTCGACTAACGGTGGAAGCTCCATACCTGGCGGTTGAACCGATCCTTGTTCAGAAGCTTTGTTGATGGCATCCATCTTCTTGTCGTATTCCGCTTGCGTCATGCCAGGAGGCGGAATCTTCTTCGAGACCGTAACTTCGTAGTCTCCGGCAATGGCCCCTTCCACATCGGCCTGGCCGCTGAGATGGGTGGTCAAAACAAACTTGCCATCGGCGTCGGTCTTACCCAGGGCGATCTCTCCCTGGGCAATGTTCTTCGATCCACGGCTGAAGATCACCGTTGCGTTTTCAACGGGATCTCCCTTGTAGGTGACTTGGCCCGAGACTTTTTCCGTCTTCGGCAAGCCCGAATTATTGCAACCGTATAAAGCCGTCGATCCAAGTAATAAAAACGTCACGAAAGCGACATTCTGGACGTAGCGCATTGTTGCCCATTCCTCTGATAAGACGAGACAAAGCGAATAAGAAAACCGGTAATCTGCTGGCACAATGCTATGGAAGCGAAACCGTCTCGCCGCCAGCTTTGCTACCCAACGCTCCCCACACGCCGTAAGGACTGATTCCGCTTGTCGCCTCGGCGGCGGTCAAGTTACCGGTATCAATGGTTTCAGGAATGAACTGCACGGAAGCGTCGGCCATCAGTACCATGACGCCGCCCGGGTGATAACTGCTGGCGCTGAACAAACCCCAAGAGTCTCCCCAGTTGTCGCGAGCACACGAAGGACTGTTCGGAGGAAGAACGGTCGTCACGCCAGTAAACGCTGGGTAACCATCAAACCACTGAACCCCGACAGCGCGATCGGTTTGAACCGATTGCGAAGTAAGGTAACGCCCTTGGCTGGCAGTCGTCATGCAATCGATCGGCGATGCATTCAAGCCACTTACGTTGTTCGCGAAAAAGCCTTTGATGTTGCGAGTGTCGCCAGAAACACCAAACGCACGCTCGGCCATCATGATCGTATTGCTCGTTCCATCGGTGATCGAGCTCATATCGATTTGCGACTTCTTACCAGCATCGACACGACCAAAAATACCGCGTGGGTTTTCCAGGTTATGGTTGTTGTTAATCGAGTCGCCCAGGCTCACTGCGTAACTTCGAGCACCAAACGAGTTCCCCCAAATATTGGCAGGTGTCGAAGGATTGGATGGACAGACAAACGCATCGAACTTCGCCACATAGGGCGGATACCACGCTCGCTCGCGAATCGGACCAAACTCCAGTACGTCGGTGCTGTTGAAGGTGCCAGGCTTTGACATAATTTCGTAAACGGCCGGCTGCTCGATAAACGGCAGGATAAACATCAACCCGCTGTTGCGTCCTTCGTTTCCTCTCGGGTTCGTGCTGCGCGTTCCACCGTTGTTGTTTCGCAGGGCCGGAAAATGCAGGAAGGTATCGTGATGGTTGTGAATGGCGAGCCCCATCTGTTTCAGGCGATTCGAGCAGTCCATTCGCCGTGCCGCTTCTCGAGCTTGTTGAACCGCCGGCAATAAAAGCGCGATCAAAACACCGATGATGGCGATCACCACCAATAGTTCGACCAACGTAAAGCCACCCCGATTCCTCGGGAAATCTTTTGTGCGCATCAGTAAAAACCCTTTGGAAAAATAAAGAATGAGTCCATGCCAATGGAAGGAAACGGCACCACGATAAGAGTATGAAGGAGCGTTTCGTCACTGAGAGGTATCTGCGTACCCGCACAATGCCTAAACCCAACGTAGGCATTGTTAGCAATAACGACAAGAGAAATCCTGGAAATACCAGAGATTTTGTAGGCGGTTCGTTTTGTTAAAACGACCAGATTCGTGGGATG is a window of Bremerella sp. TYQ1 DNA encoding:
- a CDS encoding prenyltransferase/squalene oxidase repeat-containing protein, which gives rise to MATAADSPISSDAQKKLDAIVSKGLSYLEKNGQADDGSFTAQAGPGLTALAVTGALRNGKSVDDPVVAKGLKALEGFVKPDGGIYGNGRLRNYETCVGMLCFEAANADGRYNDTLKKAREFVTGLQYAEGKVAKDDVWFGGVGYGGPSRPDLSNTAYLVESLIETGSEADDEAIQRALVFVSRCQNLESKYNTTEVAGKVNDGGFFYEIPREKVDPSTSPERYTENGGVRSYGSMTYAGLKSMIYAGLTKDDPRVKAATQWVSDNYSVEQNPGMGSAGLYYYYHTFAAGLGTAGLNEVTDAEGNTHNWREDLINELAERQNEDGSWANENGRWFENDKNLATAFALMALSYCDADSSKPAANAAE
- a CDS encoding VWA domain-containing protein; the protein is MTDLQFSVERPIFLFLLALIPALWWVSWNGLAIGNRWRWFLSNGLRSVLVLLVVLALSEVELVRTNDRLTVIYLVDRSLSIPADRLENVIDYVRTTANTYRDSVPDDRVGVISFGGDAAIEIPPWSGDLFLRSQLEATIDPQQTNLEAALKLAQAAFPVDAAKRVVIVTDGKQTLGDALPIARSLSQAGIGIDVVPITDVARTEITVEKITSPATMREKAPFQVQVVLNNRPGVHWDQNAAQEPVPGRIRVLRKGAGRDQVVVEQSIELEPGTRVFSFQDELPDGGFYTYEAEFTPDREGVDGFTQNNRATSFTHIESSGQVLLVVDSTRPDEFDDFAEMLRRNNLKVTVQPSDQLFTKLSDLQPYDVVVLANVARSSGDTNGLTAFSDAQMQMLADNTRNLGAGLVMLGGPDSFGAGGWHNTPVEEAMPLEFQIKDAKVVPVGALMLVMDKSGSMSGEKIHWCKTAAREALRALGPRDYIGVTTFDASATQTVPLQAAKNRQFVMQMISRLGAGGGTNMFPAMEDGFRQLQANEAAVKHMIVLTDGQTPNADFANLTRQMQQVGITVTSVAVGQDADVRLLNQIASIGRGKFYQVTSPKAIPRIFMQEVRRVARPLVFENPNGMIPQVTANHEILKGIPTSLPPFSGYVMTTPKDSPLVDVLLTAPEPSGQTNALLAAWQYGIGRSVCWTSDAGQRWTTNWTGWEGNEKLLMQMIRWSMRSTSESDNFLIASEVKGQKVKLILNALDDDGNFVNFASPQLNGVGPRSDRISEAFVQVAPGRYEAEFDAEHAGAHFLAVSPEAGQAPLRIGVNVQNAQEFRDRSDNLPMLRRLAELTPPGGQPGEVFNLDMTDEQLANLETTPFRHDLPKASSQRPIWYLVLVTTACLFVMDIANRRILWSFAWIGPIWAKMLDRPAEEAPVAESLNRLKAKKEKLNQDWLDTFAQEESTTDPSPPKTIEVPQQQTAASAEATQPSLETDSQQGYLDRLLHAKRQTRRQDEEQ
- a CDS encoding ion transporter; its protein translation is MNSQAPEADQRGTFLKTVIDGLDRVVIPLVWYSVIMLAVECQFYPNDDSHDTPIYFLWSERIVALIFTMEYIVRLIRNSGRGFYPFTALGVIDLIAIVPFWTGFIFTTDAFLHAIRTLRVLRMLKFFRYSRGLQLMALGFYRSYWNLRPLMLATLIMILFTTFALFEVEGMHQEEFRSLFTVVWFLEVTGTTVGYGDLSPESVPGKIIVMFYMIGGLAIFMACFSAITTSFDQVFREANDPDFDPLDQFDKVRQEKEQLEEHFKDTGTSDAEDEAAEEEDETEDPSEQTKQLGV
- a CDS encoding VOC family protein, whose product is MEPRVSLITLGVADLERSLKFYRDGLGLPTTWTGDRGVVFFQTTGTCLALYPLDKLAEDVGEDWIGEKPARFTGIALAHNVRQKDEVDQILQQAEAAGAKIEKPGQDTFWGGYSGYFSDLDGYLWEVAYGAFEFNEDGSLQIP
- a CDS encoding carboxypeptidase regulatory-like domain-containing protein, with the protein product MAYRLALLVGLTTMLGCFSGKPDLDFADVHGTVTLQGEPLRDATVRFQPANGRPSYGKTNEAGEFKLNFMGREWGALVGNHTVAITTEDRIENPETGETRWQPEILPPKYNKQSELTANVEPGDNEFNFSLDEMKKGAKRP
- a CDS encoding DUF1559 domain-containing protein; this encodes MALKRNASGFTLVELLVVIAIIGVLIALLLPAVQQAREAARRMSCSNNQKQLGIALHNYHDTHGSFPPMIVREATPTDASWAWSALILPMLEQSNIYDQLRVGKQTLADAANTTAGEDILGLPLEAYTCPSDARSSDTSPRAVSGVNLGLSSYPGVNGHGPRAYYYDEGPTPSASGIFSHRVDGYGFRDITDGSSNTMVVGERAFHPNYNERNSPTQWAGTSDGNQDNSGYYGSLEVAGCTGYPLNEPQITNWQYQHWFSSLHPGGAMFAFGDGSVHFISETIDQNTYQNLSNRADGVTLGEY
- a CDS encoding DUF1559 domain-containing protein; amino-acid sequence: MHKRRIRSGFTLVELLVVIAIIGVLIALLLPAVQQAREAARRSECSNNLKQIGLAAHMFHDTYTKMPPLVNCQQGYSVWVHLMPFAEQNAQYELLHSVNTDNWKDTIFENFTQQEKEGISSISYMTCPSRRSGVQMKGDGGQQGPWSDYSAVGYDSSNPVFNFYYNPNDSSHVNETMSMLRVGIPVNGGDNNPCGDARPRDSFSRVTDGLSNTLMFGEKGIGKDQLGVCCGETGADGSFLYTSDSWREFAVASSIRLRLGRGPNDNARPDSGQGHGSWHPGITQFVLGDGSVRPISTNISQSTLENLGNAMDGNVIGEF